The window AAAAATAAATTAAATATCGTTAAAATGAATTTACCTTCAGTAAAATTTAACATCCAAAACGGCGGTTTATTACAACAGCCAGCAACAAGCGATAAAGTTATCGGACTTATTGCAACCGGTGAGGCAGTAACAGGCACCCCGGGTTTGACACTTGATACTTCGTATCAATTATTTAGCCTAAGCGACGCAGAAAACATCGGAATCGTGGCAGGTGGAGCAAACGACTTTATCTACAAACAGTTAGAACAGTTTTATACCGAAGCTGGCCAAGGGGCAGAACTTTGGTTAATGTTGGTGGCTGCGGATATAGCTTACACCGAAATGCTTGATGTTACCAAAACTTATGCTAAGAAATTACTGGCAGATGCCGCAGGCGCTATCCGTGTTTTGGGTGCCTTAAAAAAATCGGCCGGCACTGAAGTGGCAGTAGATGGTTTAGATGGTGATGTGCATACTGCAGTAGTTAAAGCGCAGGCTTTGGCCACATATTATGCCGAAAAGTATATGCCAGTTCGCGTAATTATTTCGGGCAATAACTATAGCGGAACCATTGCCGACCTAAAAGACTACACTACCGCTTCATTCAATAAGGTTGCGTGCCTTTTGGCCAATACCGATGCTACTAAAGTGGCTTCAGTTGGTTTAGCATTAGGCCGTTTGGCAAAAACTCCTGTACAAAGAAATTTGGGACGTGTTGCCGATGGAGCTGTCGAGAGTCTAACCGCTTACTTTACAAATGGCGAAAAGGTAGAGAGCCAGCAAGACGCCTGGGACGCCATTTATAACAAGGGCTACATCTTTTTAAGATCATTTGTAAGTAAGAGCGGTTACTATTTCAGCGACGACTTAACATTAACAAGCGAAACAGACGATTTTAACAGTCTTGCACGTGGCTTAGTGTTAGATAAGGCCATCATTTTAGCCTATGCTTCTTTAGTTAACAATTTATTGGATGAAGTTGAAGTTGCTGCCTCAGGTACTATCCATCCGGCGGTTGTAAAAAGCTGGCAAAGTCAGGTTGAAAATGCCTTAACTACAATGGTTGCGGCAGGCAACTTATCTAACGTTGAGGTCTATATCGACGAAAATCAAAACATCTTAAGCACCGGCATTATGCAGGTTGCAATTAAATTACAGCCAGTGGGTTATGCTAAGCAAATTACCGTAAACATTGGTTTTACCACAACAATTAATAACTAATATGACATTTGGAAGTAAACAGTATTCGTGGAGCGATGTAAGCATCGCCATTGGCGGAAAAATCATTAATGGTGTAACAGAAGTGGAATACACCGTGAAAAAAGAAAAAGAAGCCCTTTACGGTCGTGGTTCCGATCCACATGCTATTTTAAGTGGTAAAAACACTTATGAAGGCAAGATAGGTATTTGGCAGAGCGAACTGGAAAGTATGGTACAATCTGCACCAAACCGTGATGTGTTATCACTAAAATTTGACGTGGTGATCACTTACGTGCCTGAAGATGGAGGTGTTGTAGTGGTTGATATTCTTAAAAACGTAGAATTTACGGAAGTAAAGAAAGCCATGAAACAGGGCGATAAAAACATGGTGGTAGAAATGCCAATCGTATTCACAAAAATTAAAACTCAGCAATAACCAATCATGAGTAAAGTTACAACCCAACAGATTGCCGACTGGAAAAAACAGCATACCGATGTGTACCAAATGCCTATCGATGATAAGGTATGTTATTTGAGAGCACCCCAAATGGTAGATTGGAAAAGGGCATTTACGATTATGCAGAAAAGCGGCGACGTAGGTTTCGCTGAAGAAATGCTAGCCACTTGTTGGTTAGGTGGGGATGAAGAGATCAGAACAAAAGATGATTATTTTTTATCAGCACGTAAGGAAATCGCCTCTCTGTTTAATTATTCAGAAGCCATTGTTAGCCCAACGGAGAGCAGAGGTTCTAAAATTACAATCGACGAATTTAGTTGTATTGTAAGGGTAATTACCAGGGAAGATTTAAAACTGGCCGACAAGAGAAATCCATCAAATAAGCCTTTTGTAACACAAGAAGCCCTGTTTGATTTGATTTGTACCGAAAAGGATGAGGCCTTCGCAGATAAAAACAATGCAAGCTTAAGGTTTCCGCTTTATCAGGCAATCGAAAATTTACAAAATCAAAAAGCTGCTCAGCTAAAAAAGCTCTAATTGAGGCTGTCGTCGATCCCGACGACACCTCAGCTTATTCATTAGCTGAAATTAGTGTAAGGCTAGGAGATGCTTTTTTGAAATACTACATGCACATTCAAAGCCCTTCCTCTCTTTCTGATGAGGAATGGGCTGAAGAATTGCAAAACTTACACTACATCAGACAACAAGAAGCCGAGGCTTCAAAGCCCAAATAATAAATGAATCCAGTTGAATATATAATTAGTTTAAGAGACCAGGCAACCCCTGTTTTAGCCAAAATAGCTGAAAGTATTGGTTTGGTAATGAACAGGTTTAAACAGCTTAGCAATGAGTCTTTGGCTTTTGTGCGGACTGTGGCAACCAGAATTGGAACAATATATACTAATGTCATCAATAATATAGCCTCAGGGATTACCAGGGGAATAAATAATATTAATAATACCGCCAGCAGGGCGAAAGCAATTTATGACAGTACAGTAAATTCAGTCAAGGCCGGAGCCACCAAAGTCAAAGATTTTATTACCACAAATGCCAGTAAGCCCTTGATTAATCCAGCTGGCCTTGGTGTTTCACAGTTGATTGACTTCGGGAAAAAGATTAAAGAGTTAACCGAAGAATACAACGGCTTTAAAGAAACATTAGGCGAAACATTTAATTCCCGCGATATTGGAGATAGCGCCATGAATGCGATCTCGCAATTTGCAGTTAAATCCCCTTCTCAGCTAGCTGATGTAGTAGAGTCCTTTGACAACCTTGCTAAAAATGGAATTAATCCAACTTCAGCAGAGCTAACCTCATTAGGGGATCTTGCGGCATCTAAAGGTAAAAAGTTCGAAGATATTGGATCAGCACTCTTGTCAGCTCAAGGTGGTGATTTTCAGGCTCTCAAACAGCTAGGTGTGGAGGCTACCGCATCCGGGGATAAAGTTAAGCTGTCTTTCAACGGCCTAACAAAAACAGTGGAAAACAATGGCCAGGCCATGAAAACCGCCTTAGCTGAATACGGAAATATGAATGGTATTGCCGGCTCCATGGAAAAGGTTGGTCACTCAGTTGAGGATATTACTAGTTTTAAGTTTCTGGCTGAATATATTCCGGTAATTTCCCGGTTTTTCGAGATTTTGCAGAGTAATATTCAACCGGTTATAAATTCTGTCTGGAATTTTTTGAGGGCAATGTTTGGTTTAGATGAAGGAGGGGATAGTCTTTCAGTTTTTAAAGATATCTTAAGTGGTGCCCTCTTCGTTGTTGACCTTTTATCATCTGGGGTAGCAACTCTAATTGATTGGTTAGCACCACTAGCGCCTTCAATTTTTGCGATAGTAGCATCAGTGGCAGCATTTAACCTGGTAATGGCCATGAACCCGATAAGTTGGGTGGTACTGGGTATAATTGCTTTAATTACTATCATCGGTTTAGTTGTAAAATATACTGATGGTT is drawn from Pedobacter sp. HDW13 and contains these coding sequences:
- a CDS encoding DUF2586 family protein produces the protein MNLPSVKFNIQNGGLLQQPATSDKVIGLIATGEAVTGTPGLTLDTSYQLFSLSDAENIGIVAGGANDFIYKQLEQFYTEAGQGAELWLMLVAADIAYTEMLDVTKTYAKKLLADAAGAIRVLGALKKSAGTEVAVDGLDGDVHTAVVKAQALATYYAEKYMPVRVIISGNNYSGTIADLKDYTTASFNKVACLLANTDATKVASVGLALGRLAKTPVQRNLGRVADGAVESLTAYFTNGEKVESQQDAWDAIYNKGYIFLRSFVSKSGYYFSDDLTLTSETDDFNSLARGLVLDKAIILAYASLVNNLLDEVEVAASGTIHPAVVKSWQSQVENALTTMVAAGNLSNVEVYIDENQNILSTGIMQVAIKLQPVGYAKQITVNIGFTTTINN